GAGTCTTTCGTCCTGTTTCGACGCCGGAACTGAGATATCAAACACTGTCTCTATCATGGGATGATCTGATCCTTGCTACGTACCATGCAACGCACCTTTGATACGTGCGTCCGCAGGCTGCCCAAAAGACAGAAACCAAGTCCATTTTTCCCACAGTTTCCGCTTTCCCATGTATTTGCGCCTCGCTGGAGAGGGCTTCGAAGCATGAATTCGCTCATCAAGTCGATAATCCATCACGCCCTGTTTTGCCACCGATACATCGTCTCCACTCTACATCTGGCCGTGCCAGTTGAAGTTGCCGGTAACCACCCCATCCACCGCCCTTCCTGGCCTTCGCCTCACGTCAGTGATAGCCCTGCCAAGCTTTCTGTATGTGTCCTGTAGAGCTTGGGCATTTCAACAGGGTGGACCGACGCCATGAAGACCAGACGCTCTAGCAGGCGAATGACCGCCGCAGTCACATCTAAGGACTCTACTAACACCTGCTCTGCCTCCACCTCTTTGTTCGCCAAAAGGAATACTCTGTATCACCCATCTACCTTCTCTCTCAGTCGTCAGCGCCACCTTGAGTCACCCGTGATGCCCCATTGGCACCGTCAGCTGCTTTCCTTGGATCTGTCGTGCTTGGGGTTCTTGGATGGCCAACACTGCTACATCCCGAATATCCTTGTGGTTGATCAGACTCTCGTGTGCCGGTCCTTGTTTCCTCACATTCGGCTGCAACAGCCGGAACATGTTGCTCATACGATGTTGGATAGAACTTCTGATTGGTTCTGCTGTGTGACTCATGAGAGCCGCCGCATGGAACACATCTTCGGGATCATTTCCGTGCATCTGCAACGAGGGTAACCTCCTCGTGTACACTTGCCGCAGACTTGAGGTCGCTCGCACTGATACATTTCGGTTCGTGATCTGTTGGCAGTTATAGCATTGTTTTACGCGGTCGCGACGTTCAAGCACTCTTGTGGTGTCGAACTCTCCTCCAGCCACGAAAGTCCTTCGCCGATGAATTCTTTGGCTTCGGGGCGCTTCTTGAAGTATACGACCATGGAGCCGTAAACCTTGAGATCGTCTCGCCTACCGAGCTATGCTACTTTCGCTAACTCGGTATCACTCTCTCGGCCAAGAGTCTCAAAGACTTCTACTCGAACTTCGTTGATCTCGTTTGGTGTCGTATTGCGGCTGACAGTGTCCACTTTAATCGGGAGAGATCGTCTCGTAGGACGCAGGTTCCGATGTTCTTGGGCTCCTAAGCACGGCTCGGCATCGTCACATGGAGTGATCTAGTTCGGCCTGGGTTTGATTCTCCACTGTCGCTCGGATCGTCCCGGCCAAGCGCCTGGTATCGTCATGTATTCGCGAAATATCAATCGTGCAGTACAGAGTCTTAATCGTGGGGACGAGAGGAACGGTCGAGGTCGCGGTTCCGGGAGCGGCTTAGGGCATACATATCGAGGGTCGTGTCACGGCATCATATGATCGTTGGGGTTCATCCGTTGCACTCATCGCGATGGTTTTGAGCTGCTCGTGGACCGGCTGTCGTTCTTCAGTCATCTATTCCTTCATCTCGTCCATGGTGTCTTCCAGTTTTACAAGAGCCTCCGACAGTCCCTCGTTATGTCTATCTGTCTCTTCAACGCTTCCCGTGATCTTTGAGTCTCCCTGCGCGACTCCCCCGGGAAATCCAGCGACTTCTGCAGCATTGCCCTTCCATCGCTactactgctgctgctgccgctaCTCTTGTGGGTTTCGGTCGGTTTATGTTTTTATTGTTCGATCGGTACGTTTCATGTCGTTTTTCGGGTAGCCATTCGCATTTCTGCCACACCATCTTCTAGTTGCGCGTGGTGTCTCGACTTTGCTCGTCGATCTCACCACTCGACTCGATCTTTTTGACGTCAAAAAGGGGTGTCATCATGCTCCACCACGATCTCGGCTCCTATTGGATCCGCCATAGTGGCAAGCTAACTAGCCTCCATACCTATAGGTTAGGTACCAACCTGTCGCCTACGGAGCTTTGTAAATGAATCTGATCCTATGTTGGCGAACAATTACAATGCCTATAAGAGGCGACTCTATGGGGAGGGCACTCTAGTCACGTATGTCAAGAAGTATCGAGAATTgtattcttgttcttggttcCTATTTTACAAAAACTACACTAGCCACATTGTTGCCATCTAGTTATGTTTCAACCATGAGGCTCCCCAAGTTCGCATTGTGCATGCATCCAACAGAGCAAAGTCGTTGCATCAAGCCTTGTAGCCTCACAGTTACATTTCTTACCTTATAAATCACCAGCTTTATCCAGTGTGCGGTCTCTAGTGCCAATGGTATTTCCGTTGGTATTTAGTGCACAGTTACAAGTTCAACTCTTGTTGCCCTGAGATTAGCCCAATGCGTAGACCTTCTGTAATTACGAGGCTCTTCTAAGATAATGTAGTAGTGATTTCGCTTTGTGTAGTTGCAATTCACGAGCAGCAGACCCTGATGAAATCACATTCAGGCTCTGCATATCGTGACTGCCCTAGCAGCAAACGGGCTATCCTGCACGATAGGCTTCAAATTACCATGGCCCAGCAATAACATTGCCTTACGGCGCtggatattataaatactagaGCACAAAATACAGTTATGGTTTTAGGTTTGTTCACTAGATCTTGACTTCTGCTGGGATCATTTAGTACCATCTATTCCCACTGATTGTGTTTATCTGTTGGGAAATGACCAGAACACCGCTAATAATTGACTATGCACATATCCTGTTTCTCTATTCTATTCAGGCCAAACTCTGGTTGGCGTCGTACTCACGATGTGACCTTCATATAGCTTAATATCACTAACCTGCATTCACACAAGTCTTTTCCATGGGCCTTTGGTGCAGCAAAGCTCCATGGCGCGAGCATTTCTAACGTTTGCCCGCCTAAGATAATGCAAACGACTTCTACTATCGTGTAGACAGACCTATAGTAACGATTATTACTACTTTCTTTTGGTCGTAGTGGGCAACTTGAGGAGCATTGTCACGATGCAGCCAGATGGTGCGTGAAGTCCAGTCGTTACTCCACATCCGATACGGAAGTGGCGGAGCGGCACAAGCCGGTCTTGAGGCCCCGCTTCCTGCTCCGATACTAATCGGTCTTGTGGGTCGAAGTCAAAGTGAAGCACCAGTAGTACTCCAAATTTTCGGGTCGGCgatctttccttttcttgGTAGCCCAATGTTCTGGGAAGTCTTTTGCTATTTTGCTAGTCTCATGACAAACTTAATCTTATCTCGTGGTGTTACCATGCGTTGAGGATGTAGTATGCGGTAAAAGGGTCGGCTCACCGtggagaggaagacgagAAACTGGTAGTCCAGGTTCGAAAAAATGAGTCTCTGTACATCGTTGGGGAGTCGTTTCAGTAAAGATGGTTTGGTAGCTTGAAGAACTTTGGGTAGCCAGGCTGGACAACTCGATGCATACTTCTGGGGGGGGAATATGAAGGGCGATCGAGCTCAGGTTTAAATGTTCTGCCAACGGTGCCAGTATGTCGCTTTTTATGATAGAACGTATGACGGAGGAAGTGAAATGTGAGTGGCAATGTGTGGCATCTCAAGTTCCCTTCTGCAGGAGTGATGCGCTCTCTTTCACTGGCGATCATCGAATGTAGTAATATGGAAAGCCTTGTCTCCTTGAGCAGAGGAAATTCACAAACATTAGAAACCCTCATGAGAAGGGCGCCGCTGGTGGGGGGCTTGTTTAGTACAGGCTGTCCATCGCCGGGGCAGACGGAATGCGGGTCTGTACGGAGTAgtgaagaagcaaaaaacTCTGAGGCCATGGATGTACTCGAGTACAAAGGGAATGACGCAAGCTTAACAGCCACTGCGGCACGGAAGCGACGACGGATCCCCACCTATATGCAGTGGTGTACCTCGCTAAGCACGGCCCTCGTTCTTCACCAAAACCAGATAACGTTCGTTGTAGAGAGGTTTTCCTCGCCTCCAGCCCTAAAACGCAATGCAGGAACGCGTTTCACGCAAACTGCGGGAATGACAATCTCTGACGTCATCCCGATCGCTTCTCGGGTTTTGCGCCAGCAGAAAGAGCATCCAGCGACCCCTCACAACAGCTTCACAAGCTGGTGGGTTTGCGGAGTAGTATCTAATGTTGGCGCAAATCTCGCATTGCCGGTGCACATCCAACCATCTCGAATCGTGGGCCATTGAACATGTACTCGGTTTGTGATTCACGACAGGAGCAACAAGGTTTTCATGGACCTCAGGGCACCCTTGAACTAGGCAAATCATTACAATTCCCCTAGAGTAGTATGTTGTTGCCAACCGCCCTAACTTGACGACAGGAGCAATGCGAATGAGCTGGCTCTGTAGTGATGACGACTCTTTTCTTAATTTAAAGGTCCTGATTTGATACCATCGACTATATTGTCCTCCACTGCAGTTCTATTCGCTCGTACTTGTCTCACTAATATCAAACATGCCGTTAGAAACATagtcaacttcaactccGACGAGTACGGCGTTATGCTTTTTGGCCCTACGTTGCAAAGTCCAGCCAGAATGGAACACCAATCGTAGTTCAAGATATCTCGGAAACTCTTGCCTTGCATTATGAAATCAAAAGCGTTGATGGCCAACCAAGCCTCGGGCCCGTTGTGATGTGTCCATGAAATCGTAGTTTACAATGATCAGATGCATTGCGATAGGGGTGTAGAGTGATGTTACTCAAGTTGGAGCCCCATGGTCTGGGTCGCCATACTTAATGGGCTGGTCGTCGATACCATCAAAGTTTTGGCCGAGGAGGAGCCTCCCAGTACTACGGCATTCATCATACCTCAACATTAAGTTACCAGGGCAATTGTTAAAGCCACAAACTGGCACAAAACTCGATCTAGGAGAGAGAACTGCTAGAAGCAACAACCATACACTTACTGAAGTGGACATTCCGTGAAGCGGAGGAGATAGACGACTTGTATATCCAGACGTATCCCCGAATGGCAAAAGGAGGCGCCATtatgtcttcttcaacttcattgCGAAGCATGCCGCCCAATGAACGTTCCTAATATCAATATGTCATAATCCCTTCGCCTGGCCCATTTGAAAACTCGCAAAGTCCGCATAAATTGATTCCGAATAATGGTAACCTCATGAATAATGCCTCATGCTTGACACCCCTTCTAATGAGAGTAAAATGAACCTCTGTGAAATTCTATTGAATGTTGATTAGTACCCAGCTTGCCACTCTGGCCGAAAGTCCGAACCATCAACTGACACATACCTTTTTATCATCTACCCAGCTGGCTTGTCTAGACGACTTGAAGTTGCCTACGATTATACCAGCATCTCTAGCAGCCATACCACGATTAGCTGCGGCATATTTGGATAATAGCTCCACTACTTCACCAATCCAGTTCGGTAGGGGTGCATCGTCTCGGACCGATGCGGTGACCAAAGCCCCCAATTCTAGGACTGCAGCGTGATGCTCTATGCCAGGAATGGCCTCCGCCCCATCAGCGTGGCGCTGTTGCCTCGACATTGGCTTGATTTTGAGCTTCCTCGTGCATTCACCTTTAATGTGTGTTATGATGGGATCGCGAATTCGACGAGGTAGGCGACCAATCATACTAACAAGCACAAGTCTTGCTACCTGGCGTACCTCAGGTGCCTTGTCAACCAATTTCTCAGACACAGCTCTAAGTAGAGCTGTTCTTTCATCAGCCCTCGTAAGAAAAGGGCTCATGGCGGAGACTGTACCCATGTTGGCCAAAGCGTACGCTCGTTGACGCCAGCTTGCCTTCATGCTGCTAAGCTCGATCAAAGTCTTGACGAAGGCTGAAACCTGGCCACATGGAAAGGGAATATAAGGTAATCGCATAAATAGATCCAATGGAAGTATGTGAAATTCAACATCTCCTTCAACGTCCATCATGTGCGACAGCTCTTCCATAATCGGCGTAGCAAGGAAGGGCACAAGCTGCGTACACATGTGGGACCTGAGCGTGCAATCAAGCCACGTCAATACAGTTCGGGAGCCCGATTTGTACGATTCGGAATCTTGGCTAATACGCCATTCTTTCAGCTGATCGAATACTTGTTTCATGGTTGCTTTGAACTGTTGCGTCGGCTTATAAGGCAAGATGCCAGTGTCTGAAGTATTCTTGTTGATCTCTAAAAGCTTGCTCACGCTTTCGAATGACTCGTGATATTGGGTCCTGTGTATTTCAGACAGAAGTCTGCCTATCTCCTGGCAGACTGTTGGGTGAGGATTATTCATATGTTTGAGAAGGTTATCGAGGATCTGTTGTCGGGGTTCAAAATGCCAGCCAAAGTTGTTGAAAAGTAATTCAAGTAACTTGATCGTGGACTGGTCAGTGAAAATAGAGTTATGTTTCTTGCCTAGCCGCAATGTCTTGAGACTGTCCACGATACGATAGCAACGCCGAGGATCCCTGTCGACGGTAATCACATCTAGGCAGCCCAGCCAGCTTTCCAAATTCCCAGGGCTCAAGTTGTTCGTAACAACTTTTAGTATGAAGGGCGCAGCGTACTCATAAATTCGATCTTGGGTCGATAAAGGCTGATCATGGCAGCTTTTAACCAAAGCACCAACGATCTTTGACGCTACCCGGTGTCGGTCATTATCATTGCCATCTCCAAAAACCATTTGCGTCAATTCTTTCACATCCTCCAGACTGATTCCCGTCTTGCCTTCATGCATAAGATAGAATACATGTACCAAGAGATCTAGGCAGTCTGAACGGCATGAATTCGGCTCCTCTTGCTCGAGATGATTGAAAAGATCAGAAAGCCACTTGTGGTCCAAGCGCTGCCCTATGTCGTCGAGAAGTGATGTCGCCTCTTCATCGTAGGAGTTGAACGAGAGAGGCTCGGCTTTGTACGAGGTGAACTTCTTGCCCCAAACGAGCCAGCCGGGGTAACCAGCATCTACCATATAGAGTGGAGTCTCCGATTTCTTGAATGCCTCGAGAAAGTCATCGGTGAAATTTCCGTCGCCCTTTCGGACCAGGACTTCGGAGCGGTTCTTGTCATTCACATGCTGGCCGAAAAGATAGTTATGGTATCTGTAACCACATAAGGCTTGCTCGCGCATTTTGAAAAGCACGACAGTGAAGGCCTGGAGGTAATGGACTCGAAGATATGGAACAGGGTTATTCGTACCCCTGATCACAAGATGAACGAACTCTCGAGGTGGCGTTGTGGAAAACCGAAGGCACAAATTGGTGGCAAAGACTAAGCATAGGTGAGCAGTCGTCTGATTCGCGCTTTTGGACCGTCGTGTCAGTTCTAAGCCCAAGCTGGCCTGGGACTCTTCTACCTCCTTCTGACGTTGTTGGCTTAACTTGCGTCGACTTCGAATGGCGAATGAGACATCTTCGGGGGGTTTGATTTCTTCCACGACTTCATCATCCGCCAGCGTTGGATGCTCGAGGAGCTTTCCAAATTCAGCTAGGTTCTCGGAAGCCAATTCAACAAGCATTTGAATCTTAGGTTTATCAATACCTGCAGCATCAATATACAATCTTATGGCTTCAGAAGCCAAGCCCCAGTTCAACATGACTGTTCTCGCGAAAAGATTGGGCCGACGAGCGAAGGCACATAGGCCTGCTTCGATTCTGCTCTCAACGCCATCCTCAAGCGCTTGTTTGAAATGCCGAAGGAAGGCAGATGCCGCTTTTTCTTTGCCTCCAATAAAGTGGGCTGCCATTTTGTTTAGAGTTAATTGAGCAGCAACTTGTACATCTCCATAAAGAGAGAAAATACAATTGGCGAGATGGTTCACCAGTTGTTTATCTAGCTCAGTCATGCGTCTTGCAGCAGTGTTATTGTTGCGTCGGTCAAGCTGATATACTTCCATGCGCTTGACAAGAAGTGGCCGGGGGTACGGTTTCCTTAGACCCGGAATGAAGAAGTCATAAGTGTCATTTTCGTAGATGCCGTGATGATATTGAAAAAGAGGCGTGGTCCTGGTAATACCAACATCCACGGCCCAAGCGACGGTAGCATAGCAGAGTGTTACATGAGATGTTGGATCGGTGTTTTGAGACTCGCTGAGGAATTTGTGACACTTGAGAATAAGAGAGCCGATATCCTCACGGCACTGATGCAGCTTTCTGTAGTCAGGATCGCCCAGCCTCAGTGCATAACCGTCTGCGTATCCGAGTGGCACAAGCAACTCTGCGTCCTCATAGAATTCAATTGATGGGAATTCATCAGCTTGAGGTCCGACCACCTGTTTAAGGTCAATCAAGGAAGCCACGCTTGAAATAATCCACTGAGAGTGATTAATCAAGCGTGGAAACTCGTGATATCGGCTGGCTCTTTGGGAGTTGCTAATATACCGGCCCATTTTCTCCTTGAGAAAGTTTGTTTGAGACACAACAAGTTCAACGGCAAATGATATTTCGGCTGAGGAGGGTTGATGCCATCGTATGGTTAAATCAGCTGGTTCAGTGGTCTTTCCCCAATCATCAGCATCTAGGCCACGCATCATGGTTTGGGGCTCGTATAAAGTGTGATCAAGTGAGTAGGTGCTGGTTAGATTCTGGAGCAAGTCTGCAACATAGCGTGATGCTAAAAGACTACAGGGTCCTTGACACGTGTCTTGTAGGTGATTGATAAGATCGAGTTGTTCATTCTTGTATTGCAATACTTCGCAGCCAATGAAATCCACAGCACTATTCAGCAGTTTGATGTACCGAGCCAGGGCCTGGTCTCTAGGTAGGCAATTTGTTTCGTTACCATTACCAGAGGCGGCGCCGTTCAGAGTAATCTCACTTCTGATATTACTGATGAGCGTTGGAACGAAAACCTTGAGCGCCTTCTCAGGGTTGACCTTGCAAAGCGCGTTCAGGATGGATGCCATTTCGTC
This genomic interval from Fusarium oxysporum f. sp. lycopersici 4287 chromosome 3, whole genome shotgun sequence contains the following:
- a CDS encoding hypothetical protein (At least one base has a quality score < 10), which encodes MKTRRSSRRMTAAVTSKDSTNTCSASTSLFAKRNTLYHPSTFSLSRQRHLESPVMPHWHRQLLSLDLSCLGFLDGQHCYIPNILVVDQTLVCRSLFPHIRLQQPEHVAHTMLDRTSDWFCCVTHESRRMEHIFGIISVHLQRG